A stretch of Acidobacteriota bacterium DNA encodes these proteins:
- a CDS encoding TonB-dependent receptor encodes MRSSISANKILTTLLGVALVLATASLALAQENTGAVQGSIKDTAGAAVPGAKVTLSGPTLVRSLETTSDRDGNYVFPKVPSGIYAVTVSQTGFKTVKNEDVTVVLGQSARVDVSLAAGAVSESVTISASADAIDVTSSKAATNIVPDFIDKTPKGRQFHSLLAVAPGVRPEPKAGSFGVGGFQINGASGSENTFVVDGINVSDVRRGGLRSNDSLPFEFVQEVQVKTAGFEAEYTGTLGGVVNVVSKSGSNDFHGDAWLQMNGAALNSNSRGFWRRTNADVTKNEFFRAREDEYRTFYPGFAFSGPIIKERLNFFTGYTADVNRTERTVPFATGTKTTTSRVISHRGVARVDFAPTQKLQVNTSYFWNPVKQIGQLSGNDPSVAPPSTDFSTRGGYTPASNYTASAIYTLTPNLILEARYGYKYLNDKNGNYGISGDPWLIWSSSSTSSIVSQGKISQADFDKIPTQYRQPSGFQNVASTFAIVRDITTRHNVYLNANYLTSWFGQRHNFKGGYALNRLKNDVNDNYTNGRFQILFGEAISRGSVQNVRGTYGYYIWRDGVRHNAIVTSRNQGFYFQDSWQILKNVTINAGVRFENEFLPPYTAVVNGNKVPNPISFGWGDKIAPLIGGAWDILGDGKWKFSASYGQYYDLMKYELARGSFGGDYWHDHYYLLNDPDLSKLSLANPGALAGGAPKVFDIDNRSVPINAQGQLDGIDPAIKPMSTRQYAVALEHELKPGVVASVRYTRSRLVRGIEDIGVLDADLNEIYTIGNPGFGATDSKTYTTPQGVPLTPRATRNYDGVEFRVDGRFSEGYLRRLNYNASYTYSRLWGNWAGLANSDENGRSDPNVSRAFDLSPGNFNSKGQNVYGLLGTDRPHTFKLFLNYTQPWGGNAGETLISINQIAYSGTPLSSTVSFIVPVFYNGRGDLGRTPAFTQTDLLLSHTINLSERVKLRFDANITNLFNQAAVTSVDTGFNRNGSVNLSESVFYKGGWDVNTLVNPVDGGAPAKNINYGFPSGYQGIRDVRLGMRLQF; translated from the coding sequence ATGAGATCATCAATCTCTGCAAACAAAATTCTTACCACTCTGCTCGGCGTAGCTTTAGTTTTAGCGACTGCCTCATTGGCACTTGCTCAAGAAAACACCGGTGCTGTTCAGGGATCAATCAAAGACACCGCAGGCGCAGCCGTTCCCGGCGCCAAGGTGACCCTTTCCGGCCCCACATTGGTTCGTTCCCTGGAAACGACTTCGGACAGAGACGGAAATTACGTCTTCCCAAAAGTTCCTTCGGGAATTTATGCCGTGACGGTCAGCCAGACTGGCTTCAAAACCGTTAAAAACGAAGACGTCACGGTTGTGCTCGGCCAATCAGCGCGCGTTGATGTTTCGCTTGCCGCTGGCGCGGTTTCGGAATCCGTGACCATCAGCGCCAGCGCCGACGCGATTGACGTGACGTCGAGCAAGGCTGCAACAAATATTGTCCCCGACTTTATTGATAAAACGCCCAAAGGTCGCCAGTTCCATTCTCTGTTGGCGGTTGCGCCGGGCGTTCGCCCCGAACCGAAGGCTGGCAGCTTCGGCGTCGGCGGTTTTCAAATCAACGGCGCTTCCGGTTCGGAAAATACCTTCGTCGTGGACGGGATCAATGTTTCCGACGTTCGTCGCGGGGGCCTGAGAAGCAACGATTCGCTGCCGTTTGAATTCGTCCAGGAAGTGCAGGTCAAAACCGCAGGGTTTGAAGCGGAATACACCGGAACGCTGGGCGGCGTGGTCAACGTCGTCAGCAAGAGCGGCTCCAACGACTTCCACGGCGATGCCTGGTTACAAATGAATGGCGCCGCCCTGAATTCAAATTCGCGTGGTTTCTGGCGTCGGACGAACGCCGACGTGACGAAAAACGAATTCTTCCGCGCCCGCGAAGATGAATATCGCACCTTCTATCCGGGTTTTGCTTTTAGCGGTCCAATCATCAAAGAGCGCTTGAACTTTTTCACGGGCTACACGGCGGATGTAAATCGCACTGAACGCACCGTTCCCTTTGCGACCGGAACCAAGACGACGACTTCGCGTGTGATCAGCCATCGCGGCGTTGCGCGCGTGGATTTCGCGCCAACCCAGAAACTGCAAGTCAACACTTCCTACTTCTGGAATCCGGTCAAACAGATCGGCCAGCTTTCCGGCAATGATCCGAGCGTGGCGCCGCCTTCGACGGATTTCTCGACCCGTGGTGGTTACACGCCGGCGTCCAATTACACGGCTTCTGCGATTTACACGCTTACTCCAAACCTGATTCTTGAAGCTCGTTATGGTTACAAGTATCTGAACGACAAAAATGGGAACTACGGAATTTCTGGTGATCCCTGGTTAATTTGGAGTTCCTCTTCGACTTCTTCGATTGTTAGTCAGGGAAAGATCAGTCAGGCGGATTTCGACAAGATTCCGACGCAATACCGGCAACCTTCTGGTTTCCAGAATGTGGCGAGTACCTTTGCGATCGTACGAGACATCACCACTCGTCACAATGTTTACTTGAACGCCAACTATCTGACCAGTTGGTTTGGGCAACGTCATAACTTCAAAGGCGGCTACGCCCTGAACCGTTTGAAGAACGACGTGAACGACAACTACACGAACGGTCGTTTCCAGATTCTGTTTGGAGAAGCAATTAGCCGCGGTTCAGTCCAGAACGTGCGCGGCACATACGGGTATTACATCTGGCGCGATGGCGTCCGTCACAACGCAATCGTCACCAGCCGCAACCAGGGTTTCTACTTCCAGGATTCCTGGCAAATTCTGAAGAACGTCACGATCAACGCCGGTGTTCGATTCGAAAACGAATTCCTGCCTCCATACACGGCAGTCGTCAATGGCAACAAGGTTCCCAATCCAATCAGCTTCGGCTGGGGCGACAAGATTGCTCCGCTGATTGGCGGCGCCTGGGATATTCTGGGTGATGGCAAATGGAAATTTAGCGCCAGCTACGGCCAATACTACGATTTGATGAAGTATGAATTGGCGCGCGGTTCGTTCGGCGGCGATTACTGGCACGATCATTACTACCTGTTGAACGATCCGGATCTGTCGAAACTTTCGTTGGCGAATCCTGGCGCATTGGCTGGCGGCGCTCCGAAAGTGTTCGACATTGACAACCGTTCCGTGCCGATCAACGCCCAGGGCCAACTGGACGGAATTGATCCGGCCATCAAGCCGATGTCCACGCGCCAGTATGCGGTCGCCCTCGAACATGAGTTGAAGCCGGGCGTTGTGGCGTCGGTTCGTTACACACGCAGCCGTCTGGTTCGCGGTATCGAAGACATCGGCGTGTTGGATGCCGACCTGAACGAAATCTACACCATCGGCAATCCTGGTTTTGGCGCGACGGATTCCAAGACGTACACCACGCCGCAAGGAGTGCCGCTGACGCCAAGAGCCACGCGAAATTATGACGGTGTCGAATTCCGTGTGGATGGACGGTTCAGTGAAGGTTACCTGCGGCGGCTGAATTACAACGCCTCCTACACTTATAGCCGTTTGTGGGGCAACTGGGCTGGGTTGGCCAACTCCGACGAAAACGGCCGTTCCGACCCGAACGTCAGCCGCGCGTTTGACCTTTCACCAGGAAACTTCAATTCCAAAGGACAGAACGTGTACGGGTTGTTGGGAACCGATCGTCCGCATACCTTCAAACTCTTCCTGAACTACACACAACCTTGGGGAGGCAATGCGGGCGAAACGCTGATTTCCATCAATCAGATTGCATACAGCGGCACACCACTCAGTTCCACGGTCAGTTTCATTGTTCCGGTGTTCTACAACGGACGTGGAGATTTGGGACGCACGCCGGCATTCACCCAAACTGATTTGTTGCTTTCGCATACGATCAATTTGAGTGAACGAGTGAAGCTGAGATTCGACGCCAACATCACCAACCTGTTTAATCAGGCTGCGGTGACAAGCGTTGACACGGGCTTCAATCGCAATGGCAGTGTCAACCTTTCCGAATCGGTGTTCTACAAGGGAGGTTGGGACGTGAACACGTTGGTCAATCCTGTGGACGGCGGCGCTCCAGCAAAGAACATCAATTATGGATTTCCCAGTGGTTATCAAGGAATCCGCGACGTTCGTCTCGGAATGCGTCTCCAATTCTAA
- a CDS encoding TonB-dependent receptor produces MKSKLSANRILTILFGAVLLLASASSAFAQENTGAVKGTVKDTAGAAIPGAKVTLSGPGLVRSLEATTNKEGDYFFPKVPPGVYSVTVTQTGFKTVKNEDINVVLGQSANVDVSLAAGAVTESVTVSASADTIDVTSSKAATNIIPEFIDKTPKGRQFHSLLVVAPGVRPEPKSGSFGVGGFQINGASGSENTFVVDGINVSDVRRGGLRSNDALPFEFVQEVQVKTAGFEAEYTGTLGGVVNVVSKSGSNDFHGDAWLQMNGAALNSAPRGNWQRTAADVTKNEFFRQREDEYRTFYPGFAFSGPIIKERLNFFTGYTADVNRTERTIPFLVGTKTTTSRVISHRGVARVDYAPTSKLQVNTSYFWNPVKQVGQLSGVDPRVAPPTTDFSIRGGYTPASNYTASATYTLTPHLILEARYGYKYLNDKNGNYGLAAAPWYIWNASTAPGTGGAAPSIVSSGKLTQAQYDAIPTAYRQASGFQNVANTFGIVRDITTRHNVYFNANYITSIGGQRHTFKGGYALNRLKNDVLDDYTQGRFEIVWGEAISRGSVQGVRGTYGYYIWRDGVRHNAVVTSRNQGFYFQDSWQILKNVTINAGVRLENEFLPPYTKVVNGNAVPNPIDFGWGDKVAPLIGGAWDVRGDGKWKVSASYGQYYDLMKYELARGSFGGDYWHDHYYRLNDPDLSKLSLANVAALAGGTPQVLDVDNRTVPINAQGQLDGIDPDIKPMSTRQYAVALEHELKPGVVASVRYTRSRLVRGIEDIGVLDADENEVYTIGNPGFGATDAKKYVTANGVPLTPKAVRNYDGVEFRIDGRFSEGYLKRLNYNASYTYSRLWGNWAGLANSDENGRSDPNVSRAFDLSPGNFDSKGQNVFGLLGTDRPHTFKLFLNYTQPWGGKAGETLFSINQIAYSGTPLTSTVTFIVPVFYNGRGDLGRTPIYTQTDLLVGHTISLSERVKMKFEANITNLLNQAAVTNTDQSFNRSGNLSLTEAVFYKGGWDVNTLVNPVTGAAPAKNINYGFPTAYQGIRDIRLGMRLQF; encoded by the coding sequence ATGAAATCAAAACTTTCTGCAAACAGAATTCTTACCATTCTGTTCGGAGCAGTTCTTCTCCTGGCAAGCGCGTCTTCTGCTTTTGCTCAGGAGAACACTGGTGCCGTCAAAGGCACGGTAAAAGACACCGCTGGCGCTGCAATTCCGGGCGCCAAAGTGACTCTTTCCGGGCCTGGTTTGGTACGTTCACTCGAAGCGACTACAAACAAAGAAGGTGACTACTTTTTTCCGAAAGTTCCGCCGGGAGTTTACTCCGTCACCGTTACGCAAACTGGTTTCAAAACCGTTAAAAACGAAGACATCAATGTCGTGCTCGGCCAGTCTGCCAATGTGGATGTATCACTTGCCGCTGGTGCTGTTACGGAATCCGTGACCGTCAGCGCCAGTGCTGACACGATTGACGTGACATCAAGCAAGGCGGCAACCAACATCATTCCCGAATTCATTGACAAGACTCCGAAAGGACGTCAGTTCCATTCCTTGCTGGTTGTCGCTCCCGGCGTTCGCCCGGAACCGAAATCGGGCAGCTTCGGCGTTGGCGGTTTCCAGATCAACGGCGCTTCCGGTTCGGAAAATACCTTCGTCGTTGACGGCATCAACGTTTCCGACGTTCGTCGCGGAGGCCTCAGAAGCAACGACGCGCTGCCGTTTGAATTCGTCCAGGAAGTGCAGGTCAAAACCGCCGGATTTGAAGCGGAATACACCGGGACGCTGGGCGGCGTGGTCAACGTCGTCAGCAAGAGCGGTTCCAATGACTTCCACGGCGATGCCTGGTTGCAAATGAACGGCGCTGCGCTGAATTCGGCTCCTCGTGGCAACTGGCAGCGTACCGCTGCTGACGTGACCAAAAACGAGTTCTTCCGTCAGAGGGAAGACGAATATCGCACCTTCTATCCGGGCTTTGCCTTTAGCGGTCCGATCATCAAGGAGCGCCTGAACTTTTTCACGGGCTACACGGCGGACGTCAATCGCACCGAACGTACCATTCCGTTCCTCGTTGGAACCAAGACGACGACTTCGCGTGTGATCAGCCATCGCGGCGTTGCCCGCGTTGACTATGCTCCGACGTCCAAGTTGCAAGTCAATACTTCCTACTTCTGGAATCCGGTCAAACAGGTCGGCCAGCTTTCCGGTGTTGATCCGCGTGTTGCGCCTCCTACGACGGACTTTTCGATTCGCGGTGGTTACACTCCTGCTTCCAATTACACGGCTTCCGCAACCTACACGCTCACGCCGCACCTGATTTTGGAAGCTCGCTATGGCTATAAATACCTGAACGACAAGAATGGTAACTATGGTCTGGCCGCTGCACCGTGGTACATCTGGAATGCTTCGACCGCGCCGGGAACGGGCGGCGCTGCTCCGTCCATCGTTTCGTCAGGCAAACTGACCCAGGCTCAGTATGATGCGATTCCGACTGCCTATCGTCAGGCCAGCGGATTCCAGAATGTTGCCAATACCTTTGGTATCGTTCGTGACATCACAACTCGACACAATGTCTACTTCAACGCCAACTACATCACCAGCATCGGCGGCCAACGCCACACCTTCAAAGGTGGTTATGCGCTGAATCGCCTGAAGAATGATGTGTTGGATGATTACACCCAGGGACGTTTTGAAATCGTCTGGGGCGAAGCGATCAGTCGCGGCAGCGTGCAGGGCGTTCGCGGCACGTATGGGTATTACATCTGGCGCGACGGCGTTCGTCACAATGCAGTCGTCACCAGTCGCAACCAGGGTTTCTACTTCCAGGATTCCTGGCAAATTCTGAAGAACGTCACCATCAATGCCGGCGTTCGATTGGAAAACGAATTCCTCCCGCCTTACACCAAAGTGGTCAATGGCAACGCGGTTCCCAATCCGATTGACTTCGGCTGGGGCGACAAAGTTGCTCCGCTGATTGGCGGCGCTTGGGATGTCCGCGGCGATGGCAAATGGAAAGTCAGCGCCAGCTACGGCCAATACTATGATTTGATGAAGTATGAATTGGCGCGCGGTTCGTTCGGCGGCGATTACTGGCACGATCATTATTACCGTTTGAACGACCCGGACCTGTCGAAACTTTCGTTGGCGAATGTTGCGGCGCTGGCCGGTGGCACACCGCAAGTGCTGGACGTTGACAACCGCACGGTTCCGATCAACGCGCAAGGGCAGTTGGACGGAATTGACCCGGACATCAAACCGATGTCCACGCGCCAATATGCAGTCGCGCTCGAACATGAATTGAAACCCGGCGTCGTGGCCTCGGTTCGTTATACTCGCAGCCGCCTGGTTCGCGGTATCGAAGACATCGGCGTCCTGGATGCGGATGAAAACGAAGTTTACACGATTGGCAACCCTGGATTTGGCGCGACGGATGCCAAGAAGTACGTGACGGCGAACGGAGTCCCGTTGACTCCGAAAGCAGTTCGTAATTACGACGGTGTTGAATTCCGCATTGACGGTCGTTTCAGCGAAGGTTATTTGAAGCGTTTGAACTACAACGCTTCCTACACCTACAGCCGCCTGTGGGGCAACTGGGCCGGTTTGGCCAACTCTGACGAAAACGGTCGTTCTGACCCGAACGTCAGCCGCGCGTTTGACCTTTCACCAGGAAACTTCGATTCCAAGGGACAAAACGTTTTCGGCTTGTTGGGAACGGATCGTCCGCACACCTTCAAACTGTTCCTGAACTACACCCAACCTTGGGGTGGCAAGGCTGGTGAGACACTGTTCTCAATCAACCAGATTGCGTACAGCGGCACGCCGCTCACCTCCACGGTGACCTTCATTGTTCCCGTGTTCTACAACGGACGCGGTGATCTGGGACGCACGCCGATTTACACGCAAACCGACCTGCTGGTTGGACATACGATCAGCTTGAGCGAACGCGTCAAGATGAAGTTCGAAGCCAACATCACCAACCTGCTCAATCAGGCAGCGGTGACCAATACCGACCAATCCTTCAACCGCAGCGGCAATCTCAGTTTGACTGAAGCGGTCTTTTACAAAGGTGGTTGGGACGTCAACACACTGGTGAACCCGGTGACTGGCGCTGCTCCGGCCAAAAACATCAACTATGGCTTCCCGACGGCGTATCAAGGCATTCGCGATATCCGTCTCGGAATGCGTCTTCAGTTCTAA